In the Ricinus communis isolate WT05 ecotype wild-type chromosome 3, ASM1957865v1, whole genome shotgun sequence genome, TGCTTCTTGATAATTCTTCCTCTAAGCTTCTGATGTTCCTTGCAATTGGAATTCCAGTTCTGTGTTTCATGATGATGTATTTTGTAAAGGCTTGTACTCCAGCTTCTGGTGAGGACTCTTCGGAACActcccattttcttttcatccaGGCAACTCTTGTTATACTTGGATTTTATGTTCTCATAACCACAATATTGGACCACATGCTTCATTTGAGTTCCCCAATATCCTATAGTTTTCTTGCTATGATGATTATCCTTGTCATGGCTCCACTTGCAATCCCCATAAAGATGACAATTTGTCGTACTAGAGCCACTAAATCGGAATTACTTGACCAATCAGTTGAGTCTTCAGACTGTTTGGTACAAGCTGAAGGAAATGGAGAAAAAACTGAACCATTACTCAAATCATCTTCATCAACACAGACATTTGGTAGCTTTCGGGAAAACGATGAGACATCTGAGGTGGCTATGCTTCTAGCTGAGGGTGAGGGGGCAGTGAAGAAGAGGAGACGGCCCAGAAGAGGGGAGGATTTCAAATTTACTGAAGCCTTAGTTAAAGCCGATTTTtggcttcttttctttgtgtACTTTGTTGGGGTCGGTTCTGGGGTAACTGTGCTCAATAATCTTGCTCAGATAGGGATCGCACTAGGTGTTCATGATACCACAACCTTGTTATCACTCTTCAGCTTTTGCAATTTTGTGGGACGTCTTGGTGGTGGTACTGTCTCTGAACATTTTGTCAGGTTAGTAAAATCTAGCAATTTTGGTCATCATTTAGGCAACgtttattgaataattagtCTATATGCCCATATCTACGTGGTTCAATGCACAACTtatctaaaagaaatttttccaAGGATACAAAATGTGCTATTAAATATATCCGGTTACATCTACTGATTGACATGTCTTAGTAAAATACAAAATGCACTCAGGATGCAGTCCATCATAGGATCTTGAGCATACTGATGGTTTTTGGAATGGGATGTTCACTGGTATTATTGTGCATATGATTGGATTTGATGTCAAAATAATGCTCGGTTGTCATTGTCATATCATATgatgagtatcaaggtcacgAGCAAAACTATCTTTCCATCCACTCAATTGAACAGTGGACTTCTGATCAGACATGACTTGTAACggtttttatttcattaatcaGCAAATATAAAGTTAAATATTGATTCTGTTCATATTATTTGCCTTCTGCCTTGAACTTCCTTATCGGCATACCCTGAAATTTCAAATTTGTGCATTATAATAGTTTGGCTTTACGTGTCCAGATGGTATCGAGTATTTCATTTCcctatttcattattttggcTGCATTATAGTTATTAATGTTGGAAATTTCTTATCTGCAGGTCAAGAACAATCCCTCGTACAATATGGATGACATGCACTCAAATAGTGATGATCATAACATACCTGCTGTTTGCTTCTGCCATTGATGGTATCCTTTATGCTGCAACTGCATTACTTGGTATTTGCTATGGGGTTCAGTTTTCTATCATGATTCCAACTGTCTCTGAGCTTTTCGGCTTGAAGCATTTCGGTATATTTTACAACTTCATATCGATAGGAAATCCACTTGGAGCATTCCTCTTCTCAGGTCTCCTAGCaggatatatatatgataCGGAGGCAGCAAAGCAGCAGGGGATGAATCTGTTGTTGGGCTCAAGCATCGCCTGCATAGGTCCAAATTGCTTCAGGCTAACCTTCTTGGTTCTGGCCGGCGTCTGTGGTGTGGGCTCCATCTTGAGCCTTATTCTAACTATGAGAATATGGCCTGTTTATGAGATGCTTTATGCTGGGGGTTCCTTCAGGCTACCTCAAACTTCAGCTCATTAAAGTTATTGTTGCATGGAGGTTTGAAGTCATTAAGAAAGCCATTCCTAATGAAGCACATGTTAGTATAGATACTTCAGATCCAGTAAGTTTAGGGTTTAGGATTTCAGTCAGTTCAATTCATGTTTGAGTGGCCATCCATCAATTCAAGGTGCATCAAATGCTTATTACTCTGATTATGATGCTAAAatcattctattttaaaacaaaatgtGAATTAGATTATGTTCCAATTTACACTAATGCGTGAAATGTATGTGCACACcaatcataaatattaatttgctGAAGATTTATTATGCCAAAgatattttaacatatttgattaagaggagttttctaaaagaaagaaataagagGCAAATTGAGTTAGTGACCATTAAATTCCGAGAGGTAAATTTTATCAACAGCATAAATGTGCATACAATGAGCATAATTATCATTGACAATGCATACACCTTGTCTTTATAATCAATGCCTAACCAAACAACTTACCCTTTGGCTTATTTATGTTTATGGTGAAGTTATTTCATCAAAGCTTATAAATAAGGTGCCAGGGGGAAATGACCATCCTTGTCAATTAGTAGGATAGGTAGGGTGTGGCACCCTCATTTAGCctagaaaatatataagatgACAGATGCATTCTCATCAGTTACCTCttaatgtaaattttttaattgtttatctGAATATATTACCTTCTAACTTGAGTTTTTAAGTAGGCTTGATGGAGTTGGTGGtcgttattaataataaatgctAATTATAGGAGATCAGTTGTTCTAAGTATCTGCAGGATAGATTTTCAAAGCCAAACAACAGTCACCTTAACAGCTATTTGCATCAGGCAAGGAGTACATATGGAGTTCCTGATATAATTGAAACTGAGATACCTTTCTACTAAAGCTGTTGTTTAACATCAGTTGCGGGTGGCATTCTGTTGAAGCATGAATATGGTGGCAAAGATATGACTTTTTGCTCCCCGCAAGtgggaaaagagaaaaagaataggatttATGGAATGTAGATGCTTTAAGTTCTTATATTTATTCGTATTGGTTACGGTAGTTGCTTTAGTTATATGTATTAAATGTTGCTATTGATTGCAGGGATAACGAAAGTGATGTAGAAAGGCAGTTGTTAGAGCAGCAGCATAGTTGGCGCCTTGCTCAACAGATAAAACCTCCTTGCAGAGTTATAGATGAAAATTTACAGTGTTTATAGAAGTTTTTGTAAGTATTTATTCATCGGCAGCTAGAGAATCAGAAATCAACCAACTGATGATGTGAGGTGTTCTAGTACGGATTGCAGTTCTCATTACATAACTGCTTAGAAAGCAGTCTTTTATTACAGAACCAGATTTAGGTAGCAGTAGTTGCAGCCAGTATTGATACTTTTTAAGTGTCTGTTGTTCTCACTTATTTGCCTGAACTGCTGTActataaaatcattaaatatacTTCAGTTTTGGTGGTGCTTAATTTCTGTGAACTACTGTTCTTTTAAATGTTGCCTAGAAGACCTCTACGCGAAATCAAAATTCAGAATCTTGAATCAAGCAAGTACAACAGAAAGCCTGAGAACAATACACAAAAACAATGACTTATTTTGTggtcattttctaaaatttaaaacacttAAAATCATATGAACATCAGATAAACAGACATTATCTTTGAAGATGTAGTAGAATTAacaaaaatgaagaagaagagataaGACTTTCTAAGAAACTAAGTTCAAGTGGGTTTCATGTCTTGGAAAAGTTCAGACCACAAGGACTGATCATCAAAATCATCAGGTATCATTCTTTCCTTGTTACTATCTAACGGTCTAGGTACTCTTGGGCTTCTACCACCACCCGTGGACTTTTGTTGCACTCTTCCATCTGAACTACCGTACAGCTTTGGACTCCTGTATGCAAACACCAATCTATCATGAACTTTCCCGTCCAAAGGGCCAGACAATCTCAAGTTGTTTCTACTGTTGTTAAGCATCAAATTTTCTGGTACTCTTCCATCCAAAGGCCCAGATAGCTTCAGAACTCTTGGATTTTGCATCAAATTTTCAGGTATTCTTCCATCCAAAGGTCCTGATTTTGCTTGCCTCCTGGTTTTGATTACTTGAGGCTGCAGCTTCTCTACTTGAAATTCCTTGTCACTCTTGTAGTTTCTTGTCAATCCTCCTCTGCGCTGCCCCTTATTTCGGACTGGCTCCGGCAAAGCCTTGAACACAGATTCCTGATCATGAAAAACCAACTTGCCAATACACTTCCTGATGCTCTTTTTGGTTTTGTTGATTGCATTCTTGAGCTTGCAAAGACTAGTAGTACCTGCCCCAGCTTCCTTTCTAGCAAGCTTGAGTATTTCAAGCCTATGCTTAGCTACTGAAATGCCCATACTTTGGAGAAACTCATGGTTGAAGTAGGTTAAGTCTTCAGCTTGAAGCTCATTTCTTGCAAAAGCAAGGCCATATTCATAGATTAGTGAAGGCTCAAGACTGCTTCTAGATAACCAAGAGAACCAGTCCATGGCTAGCTTTGGATTGTGTTGTGTTGTGGTATGGTATAAgatacaaaaacaaaatataaggTGGTgatgtaaatatatatgagaTAAATACATGGTAACATGTGATGTGAAGTGGTCCTTAAAATATATGTACATAAATAGATAAGGGGGAGGAGGAGAAGAAGAGTAAGTAAATGTGGTTGGGTACGTTATTGGGATTGATACTATCATCTcttctttattaaatttggAAGGTAGCTGACATATATTGACAGTGACAATAACAAATTTGGAAGTCGAGGTTAGTTATCTTTTAGGTTGTAAGAGCATTAACTTTTTTGTTTGATCTGTTTTTTTGTCtacttataaatttgaatttgtttATTCAAGTGTGAATGATATCTCTGTTCCACAATTACAATTTCTGATGACAATCATATATGAAGAGATAAATAACCTTTGCCAACAAGATACTATGAGCTCACGTATTTACTATATCCGTGGTGTAGCAGATCAGCTAGCTAACAATGCTCTTTTCTTGTTAACAAGTGCTAAAACTTAGGTAGTTTATGAGAGTATGGTGGTAAAAGAATGGGAGGGGAAGTAGATATTCTGATTCTTGTTATTGTGGAGAAAGTAACTAATTATTTCGAGAGGCTAGATAActacaatttcttttatttttaacatttaattaatcaatattttttcatttaaatattctaagaattaatactaatttttgtttgattaatattatcagTTAAAAGTTTCAATCATAGaatactatttattaatttgatctttatcttaataatttgatgagtgaaaattaaatttcacataaaataattatttatgttcttaaaataataataataatttatatttttcaaatattttttgatattataatgttatttaaataaaaaaaatttattgagctactaaagtattttaaaaattatttaatattaattgatgatatacaaattatatttatcatatatatttatttttatttttagagaatatgaatattttttattaaaaaaatattaaacatctcgcttatatttttttaatttttgtccACCTAATATATGacatatgatatttttattaaaaaaattaaacatctcgcttttatttgttttaatttttgtccGCCTGATATGacatgatatttttattaaactatttcgttataatttgaattttagagatacttttataaaaatatttcatgtCACATGGACAAAAATTGAGACAAATAAAAATGGGTTGCGAATCATTAATCTTATTGATTTCTAGCTTTCGTAGAAGTAGGGTACTGTAATACCAAAAAAAATGCCTGAGCTGGCATTTGCATACGAGGGTGTTCTTTACTGTGCTTGTGCAATGTAGGTGGGATTTATCCCtttataacaaaaagaaagaaaagggtaaGAAAATATAGTTGTTAAGTTACCATATTTGCAAAGAACTCAGAAGACTGATAAATGATACATGTCCCATTTTCTAACCCTATATAATTGCAACTAATAGCTAGTGGGACTACCCACTTTAGTAGTTAAGCTTCATTGCATGGCGCAGTGCTAATTAGGGTACACCCCCAACTTCAACAACAAAAATGGCGTTATAAAATGGCACCTAACTGTACAACATTTTTAAACTTCTGCAGAAAGCAGGTTGAAGAGGCACCTAATTCATTTCCAGAATAAAACCTCGTCTGAGAACTAACTATGTCGTTATATaacataattatttgaaaactaATATTTCAGATAGTTATTAAGTGTTGTTCTTGAGTAACAGCAAAGACAACGGAACTAttaaaagggaaagaaaaatggcCATTGTTGATGTGGTACCGAATCTCCCTTGTGATATGGTACATTCTACTCATGAACAAAACGACCAAAAAGTCTATCAGTTTGGTTACCccttagattttaattaagaatgtgACTGTGGTAGCTGGCAATTGTGAGCATGGAATATAGTCATATGGGGGCTTCATAATCATGGGACCCCATGGGaagatatttatgagtatgaaattAGAGGAAAGATACTGAAAGTTTTAGAGGACCCTTTGAAGTTTTATGAAGTGCACAGTTTTATCATTGAGTTGAACTTTGAGATGCTAAGTATTACCTAGAAATGACTACAGGTAGAACGAGTTTTTCTAATCTTATTCTTGTTGATTAGAGGGAATTTTGTGATTTTCATTCTTGTTCTTTAGGAACTTGAAGTGTAAATAGTGATTAGagcaagaaaaaaagaagacctgggtgaaaatataatatgagatatTCAAGCACCAGCAATATCAAGTTAATCCCGGAAATTGGAATAGATTTTCATATGCCAATTGTATCGATTTGAAACTCTAGGGAAGGGCAACAATCTGGATAGgtaagattaataaataaataaaaaacttaaaaatggGCAGCAAGAGCAGGTAAAGAGGCTAAACTAATCTGAGTAAAAAAGTCAAAGGTTGGGTATCCAATTATGAAATCATAATTGGACTCTGATGCTATTGATTAGTCAATTACCAAATCCACATGACATTATCATAATCAAACGAGTATTTATTTCTCGATGTGGTTAggttattataatatatataggcAGGTAGGTAATCATTAGCAAGTGCCCAAAGAAGGGGTCAATGGCCTAAATACCAACCATAGTTTGGACCCAAATTAAGGATTTGTTTGAAACAAATTTTGGATTACAAATTAGGGgttctatttatttagttatgatattatttacATTATATAACTTAGACTATTATATTTGTCAGTCTCAACATAATGACAAAAAAATTCAAGTAAACTCAaagtatgattttttttttttaaaattcatatatagtTAGGGTCCAatgatcaataaaaaaaatttatttgttattttaatattaagataTGATAGGAGGCTAGGCCTCAACAAATGGGTAGGATAATACGTAACTTTTAGTATTAGAGTTTATTTTCACATTTCAAACTATAATTTTGTAGtcatagaagaaataattttattgattaatgtAAAACTCGTtttgtatttataataattaaatccaattaTCGACCATAGATTAATATGACATGATTTCAACATTGTGACTATAAGCCAATAGGTATACAATCTAATAAGCAATGTGTCGTATACAGTATACTCTGCCACAGGTTATCACTCGCTGGTTACCGAGAGAAATTAAAGGGCGCGCTTAACTGACTCAACATAACTAACTAACGAAAAAACGGTTATATTAACTAACTCAAACTTTAACTAACCCCAATTCTTTCGGTCAACAACAGCcattcttgattcttgattcttaatTCTTCTCTTATTACTTAATTTCATTCAGAATCCTGCAatccttttctcttctttctgtTTGTAAGaacaattcttttctttttttgcacTAATGTTTTCTCGAGCACCCTTAAGAAAATCCTCACATTCTATCAATCGAGTGCTAAGCAATCAGCAGCTCTGCATTCGCCACTTCATCAACCAACCAGAAGGCCCCTCTTCCTCGTCATCTTCATTGAGGCCATCCTTTGGTGGGTCTGGCAATGGTAATGACCAGAAGAGCAGGGACGCCTTGTTGAAGTTGCTGCTAAGATGGGTGCCTTCTTCCGGGGTTGTGATTGTTGGTTTTAGCTATTGGTACTCTTCTTTCAATGATGAGGATTCTTTTGTGTCATTGGCCGAAAGTGCGGTATGGGAGTCAGGTAATGATCTTTTTCCGCCCAAGGAGAAGCACAAGTTCCTCTTCAAAGGTAGGTACTTCATTTGTTTGTGATTTGAGTTTTAGTTTTGTTGAGGGAATTCATGTTTTAGATACACAGAAGTATGTAAgatattatagtaatgtttgGTTCTGTTATTAAATAGAAACATACTGAAAAATCTAACCAATATTTCAGATTCTTACCGGAgaagaattttctttaattacgAAAAGCGCATTCGGATGACAAGTCCCCCCGAAAAGGTGACATAACTCTTTCCACACGTTCAATAATTTCACTGGATTATGCAAGCATTTATAAGATAACATTCCtgtgcaaaaagaaaaaagaaagaagaagaaaacaagaCAATATAAGAACTGAaaaccaaaaattatattgCAATGGAAAAAGAATTTGCAAAATAGAAATG is a window encoding:
- the LOC8286596 gene encoding protein NUCLEAR FUSION DEFECTIVE 4 yields the protein MVRLKAGSRPPWVGLGAAVWVQIASGNAYNFPLYSHSLKSVLGFNQHQLTMLGVANDIGENVGLIPGIACNKFPPWVILLIGCLACFFGYGVLWLAVSRTVQSLPHWLLFLALCVGTNSSAWLSTAVLVTNMRNFPLSRGTVAGILKGYGGISAAVFTAIYSMLLDNSSSKLLMFLAIGIPVLCFMMMYFVKACTPASGEDSSEHSHFLFIQATLVILGFYVLITTILDHMLHLSSPISYSFLAMMIILVMAPLAIPIKMTICRTRATKSELLDQSVESSDCLVQAEGNGEKTEPLLKSSSSTQTFGSFRENDETSEVAMLLAEGEGAVKKRRRPRRGEDFKFTEALVKADFWLLFFVYFVGVGSGVTVLNNLAQIGIALGVHDTTTLLSLFSFCNFVGRLGGGTVSEHFVRSRTIPRTIWMTCTQIVMIITYLLFASAIDGILYAATALLGICYGVQFSIMIPTVSELFGLKHFGIFYNFISIGNPLGAFLFSGLLAGYIYDTEAAKQQGMNLLLGSSIACIGPNCFRLTFLVLAGVCGVGSILSLILTMRIWPVYEMLYAGGSFRLPQTSAH
- the LOC8286595 gene encoding uncharacterized protein LOC8286595, with protein sequence MYLSHIYLHHHLIFCFCILYHTTTQHNPKLAMDWFSWLSRSSLEPSLIYEYGLAFARNELQAEDLTYFNHEFLQSMGISVAKHRLEILKLARKEAGAGTTSLCKLKNAINKTKKSIRKCIGKLVFHDQESVFKALPEPVRNKGQRRGGLTRNYKSDKEFQVEKLQPQVIKTRRQAKSGPLDGRIPENLMQNPRVLKLSGPLDGRVPENLMLNNSRNNLRLSGPLDGKVHDRLVFAYRSPKLYGSSDGRVQQKSTGGGRSPRVPRPLDSNKERMIPDDFDDQSLWSELFQDMKPT